In Papaver somniferum cultivar HN1 chromosome 1, ASM357369v1, whole genome shotgun sequence, a genomic segment contains:
- the LOC113314297 gene encoding uncharacterized protein At5g48480-like, protein MAEGDVAVPATVDLTNGSSDTTITENVVKSASSVSVISVKPQLVIQGSKAAEAIQFFKTAFGAEELKRDLHPKRKADQELPSVVSAELKLGSLVLVVSDLPDGTTTLANGTGYTFCLETEDVNGLVKGAVSAGAVLDGELTEGAEEGCCGGPAGKLTDPYGNVWLICSAKKGQVTGVAA, encoded by the exons ATGGCTGAAGGAGATGTTGCTGTTCCTGCTACTGTAGATCTCACTAATGGATCTTCTGATACTACTATTACTGAGAATGTTGTTAAGAGTGCTTCTTCTGTGAGTGTTATTTCTGTGAAACCACAACTTGTGATTCAAGGTTCGAAAGCTGCTGAGGCGATTCAGTTCTTTAAGACTGCTTTTGGTGCCGAGGAGTTGAAACGTGATCTTCATCCTAAACGTAAAGCTGATCAAGAGCTCCCTTCTGTTGTTAGTGCTGAACTTAAACTCGGATCTCTCGTTCTCGTGGTTTCTGACCTTCCTGATGGAACAACCACTTT GGCTAACGGAACTGGGTACACTTTCTGTTTGGAGACTGAGGATGTTAACGGTCTGGTCAAGGGCGCCGTTAGTGCTGGAGCAGTTTTAGATGGAGAGCTCACTGAAGGTGCAGAGGAAGGTTGTTGTGGTGGTCCTGCTGGAAAGCTCACTGATCCATATGGAAATGTTTGGTTGATCTGCTCCGCTAAGAAGGGTCAGGTCACTGGCGTGGCTGCTTAA
- the LOC113359171 gene encoding extensin-like, which translates to MSSMRNKGGKKASLACLFTTSALLVVILSVCFPFLANAYRPPKSPTPGIYKPKSPPPPPKMPTYVPITPPTPGKPIKPRSPPPPYYQEDSVSSTVLPNLGKISPGVSKPAPPNKPPPKKKPPTYSQDSVPSTILPNFGKKSPAVPKPLPPPRKKPPTHSQDSMPSTILPNLGKISPAVPKPLPPPRKKPPTLSQDSVPSTILPNLGKISPAVPKPLPPPKKSPPL; encoded by the coding sequence ATGAGTAGTATGAGAAACAAAGGTGGGAAGAAAGCCTCACTGGCTTGCTTATTTACTACTAGTGCTCTTCTAGTAGTGATACTTTCTGTATGTTTTCCATTTTTGGCTAATGCGTATAGGCCTCCAAAGTCACCTACTCCTGGAATATACAAGCCTAaatctcctccaccaccaccaaagATGCCAACTTATGTGCCTATAACACCACCTACCCCGGGGAAGCCGATAAAGCCAAGATCTCCACCACCACCGTATTACCAAGAAGACTCTGTGTCATCAACGGTACTGCCCAACCTTGGGAAGATAAGTCCAGGAGTATCAAAGCCAGCACCACCAAACAAACCTCCACCAAAGAAGAAACCTCCAACATATAGCCAAGACTCTGTGCCATCAACTATATTACCTAACTTTGGGAAGAAAAGTCCAGCAGTACCAAAGCCATTACCACCACCAAGGAAGAAACCTCCAACGCACAGCCAAGACTCTATGCCATCAACAATTCTACCTAACCTTGGAAAGATAAGTCCAGCAGTACCAAAGCCATTACCACCACCAAGAAAGAAACCTCCAACACTTAGCCAAGACTCTGTGCCATCAACAATTCTACCTAATCTTGGGAAGATAAGTCCAGCAGTACCAAAGCCATTACCACCACCAAAGAAATCTCCACCACTTTAA